The following proteins are co-located in the Camelina sativa cultivar DH55 chromosome 12, Cs, whole genome shotgun sequence genome:
- the LOC104733075 gene encoding uncharacterized protein LOC104733075: MVGISPEVMCHKLNIDPTFKPIRQKRRRLGPDRAKAVQDEVERLLKADQIMEVQYPDWLANPVVVKKKNGKWRVCVDFTDLNKACPKDSFPLPHIDRLVEATAGNQLLSFMDAFSGYNQIAMSSADREKTAFITDRGTYCYKVMPFGLKNAGATYQRLVNMMFADLLGKTMEVYIDDMLVKSLIAEQHVQHLAECFDILDQFQMKLNPTKCTFGVTSGEFLGYIVTERGIEANPKQIEAILGLPSPTNKREVQRLTGRIAALNRFIARSTDKCLPFYQLLRGNKDFHWDEECEIAFRQLKEYLTCHPVLVKPEDGETLYLYVSVSSSAVSGVLVRDDRGDQKPIFYTSKALNDAESRYPTLEKLALAVIVAARKLRPYFQSHSIVVFTDQPLRTILHSPLQSGRMAKWAVELSEYDIEYRSRPSLKSQVLADFITELSPELDDPTSTVEQWTMFVDGSSTNQGSGVGIILRSPTGEILEQALKLNFKASNNETEYEAVLAGLRLAQGLGVKHLQVFCDSQLVVSQYSGEFDAKNKRMGAYRQLVRALSGEFTSFSLTKVPRNENASADALAALANRSDPELRRTIPIECIEAPSVDPDSQIALINDDPIPMEVDEPIEDMADVVEPPKDWQTEIKLYISDGTVPADRWAARRLKARSARYIQLDGELFRRSASGVFLTCVTRDEAERIMMEVHEGEGGNHSGGRALALKIKKDGHYWPTMMADCETFAAKCEACQRHGPMRHVPPELLNTVTAPYPFMRWAMDAIGPLPASKSKKYVLVLTDYFTKWVEAESFTRIQSLDVTNFIWKNIICRHGLPYEIVTDNGTQFTSMITRRFLTKWQIRLSTSTPRYPQGNGQAEATNKSIVDGLKKRLGRRKGAWADHLDGVLWSYRTTPRRSTGQSPFSLAYGLEALAPAEAGVPTLRRTMMIDNPKLNDEMLVDHNDLAEELRDKALVRMQHYQDAAARYYNKTVRQRRFNEGDLVLREVFENTKEVNAGKLGAQWEGPYLVSRAVRLGVYELITMAGECIKNSWNAAHLKRYYS; encoded by the coding sequence ATGGTCGGGATAAGCCCCGAAGTCATGTGCCACAAGCTAAATATCGACCCCACGTTCAAGCCGATCAGACAGAAGCGCAGGCGCCTAGGCCCGGATCGAGCCAAGGCAGTCCAGGACGAAGTGGAACGACTACTCAAGGCGGATCAAATCATGGAAGTCCAGTATCCTGATTGGTTGGCTAACCCGGTCgtagtcaaaaagaaaaacggcaaGTGGAGAGTTTGCGTGGATttcaccgatctcaacaaagcTTGCCCTAAGGACAGCTTTCCTCTGCCGCACATAGATCGTCTCGTCGAAGCCACGGCTGGAAACCAGCTGCTTTCGTTTATGGATGCTTTCTCAGGCTACAACCAGATCGCCATGAGCTCAGCTGACCGCGAGAAAACGGCATTCATCACAGATAGGGGGACCTACTGTTACAAAGTGATGCCGTTCGGATTGAAAAACGCCGGAGCAACCTACCAGCGCTTGGTAAACATGATGTTCGCGGATCTGCTCGGCAAAACCATGGAAGTCTATATAGACGACATGCTGGTCAAGTCTCTGATCGCAGAACAGCACGTCCAACATCTGGCAGAGTGTTTCGACATCTTGGATCAATTCCAGATGAAACTAAACCCGACGAAGTGCACATTTGGAGTAACTTCCGGAGAATTCTTGGGGTACATCGTCACTGAACGGGGAATAGAGGCAAATCCCAAGCAGATCGAAGCCATACTAGGGCTCCCGTCGCCGACCAACAAGCGAGAAGTACAACGCTTGACTGGCCGGATCGCTGCTCTGAACCGTTTCATCGCGCGCTCAACGGATAAGTGCCTCCCCTTCTACCAACTTCTTCGCGGGAATAAGGATTTCCATTGGGACGAGGAATGCGAGATCGCCTTTCGTCAGTTGAAGGAATATTTGACCTGTCACCCAGTATTGGTCAAACCGGAGGACGGCGAAACATTGTATCTCTATGTCTCGGTGTCCAGCTCGGCCGTTAGCGGGGTGCTAGTCCGAGACGATCGCGGGGACCAGAAACCCATTTTCTACACAAGCAAAGCACTAAACGACGCGGAGTCGCGATACCCCACGCTGGAAAAATTGGCCCTTGCAGTGATCGTCGCAGCACGGAAACTACGACCCTATTTTCAGTCGCACTCTATCGTCGTGTTTACTGATCAACCACTCCGAACCATCCTTCATAGCCCCCTCCAATCCGGACGCATGGCAAAATGGGCAGTCGAACttagcgagtacgacatcgaataCCGTTCTCGCCCAAGCCTGAAGTCACAAGTTCTGGCTGACTTCATCACCGAATTGTCTCCCGAGCTTGACGATCCCACTTCCACGGTGGAGCAATGGACAATGTTTGTCGATGGATCGTCAACAAATCAAGGATCCGGGGTCGGGATCATACTTCGATCTCCCACCGGAGAAATTCTCGAGCAAGCGTTAAAGCTCAATTTCAAAGCGTCGAACAACGAAACTGAGTACGAGGCCGTTCTCGCAGGACTCCGGCTAGCCCAGGGACTTGGAGTTAAACACCTGCAGGTCTTCTGTGACTCCCAACTCGTAGTCAGCCAGTACAGCGGAGAATTCGACGCTAAAAACAAGCGAATGGGAGCATATCGACAGTTGGTCCGTGCATTATCCGGCGAGTTTACGTCGTTCTCCCTGACGAAGGTCCCACGGAACGAGAACGCATCAGCCGACGCACTCGCAGCTCTGGCAAACCGCTCCGACCCCGAGTTACGGCGTACCATTCCCATCGAATGCATCGAGGCTCCCAGCGTTGACCCGGATAGCCAGATCGCCCTCATCAATGACGACCCAATCCCGATGGAAGTCGACGAGCCAATAGAAGATATGGCAGACGTCGTCGAACCCCCCAAAGATTGGCAAACTGAGATCAAGCTTTACATCTCCGATGGCACCGTCCCGGCAGATCGATGGGCAGCTCGACGACTAAAGGCTCGGAGTGCCAGGTACATCCAGTTGGACGGGGAGCTATTTCGCCGGAGTGCTTCGGGAGTGTTCCTTACCTGTGTTACTCGGGACGAGGCCGAACGCATCATGATGGAAGTGCATGAAGGCGAAGGTGGCAACCATTCCGGCGGACGCGCACTTgctctcaaaatcaaaaaggaCGGACACTATTGGCCCACCATGATGGCCGATTGCGAGACTTTTGCAGCCAAATGCGAAGCTTGTCAGCGCCATGGACCCATGCGGCACGTCCCGCCCGAACTATTAAACACCGTCACTGCTCCGTATCCCTTTATGCGCTGGGCCATGGATGCCATAGGACCTTTGCCGGCATCCAAATCCAAGAAATATGTTCTGGTTCTGACCGATTACTTCACCAAGTGGGTGGAAGCAGAATCTTTCACAAGGATCCAATCCTTAGACGTGACCAATTTCATATGGAAAAACATCATATGTCGCCACGGACTCCCATATGAGATCGTCACCGACAACGGTACCCAATTCACTTCGATGATCACCAGACGCTTCTTGACAAAATGGCAAATCCGTCTCAGCACTTCGACTCCTCGATACCCGCAAGGCAACGGTCAAGCTGAAGCCACGAATAAGTCGATCGTTGATGGGCTCAAGAAACGACTCGGTCGAAGGAAAGGAGCATGGGCAGATCACCTGGATGGTGTGCTGTGGTCATACCGCACAACCCCGCGGCGGAGCACGGGACAATCCCCTTTCTCCCTCGCATATGGTCTTGAAGCACTCGCCCCAGCTGAAGCAGGGGTCCCGACACTTCGTCGCACTATGATGATCGATAATCCTAAACTTAACGATGAGATGCTGGTCGACCACAACGATCTCGCCGAAGAGTTACGCGACAAAGCTCTAGTTCGGATGCAACACTACCAAGACGCGGCGGCTCGATATTACAATAAGACTGTTCGTCAGCGGCGCTTCAACGAAGGTGATCTGGTTCTGCGGGAAGTCTTCGAGAACACCAAGGAAGTAAACGCCGGCAAACTCGGCGCTCAATGGGAAGGTCCATATCTCGTATCTAGAGCAGTTCGCCTGGGAGTTTACGAACTCATAACCATGGCTGGGGAATGTatcaaaaactcgtggaacGCGGCCCACTTGAAACGCTACTACAGCTAA
- the LOC104729205 gene encoding protein DETOXIFICATION 47, chloroplastic isoform X2 → MLIKSQRLTLFSPLFTKPRTIPVNSHQTLIPEPVLTRRKLVAITATPSFQGNPVVLTRRRIILERVNCVGIDREVEEEEEEEKQRGDLVKESIWEQMKEIVKFTGPAMGMWICGPLMSLIDTVVIGQGSSIELAALGPGTVLCDHMSYVFMFLSVATSNMVATSLAKQDKKEAQHQISVMLFIGLVCGLMMLLLTKLFGPWAVTAFTRGKNIEIVPAANTYIQIRGLAWPFILVGLVAQSASLGMKNSWGPLKALAAATIINGLGDTILCLFLGQGIAGAAWATTASQIVSAFMMMDSLNKEGYNAYSFAIPSPQELWKISALAAPVFISIFSKIAFYSFIIYCATSMGTHVLAAHQVMAQTYRMCNVWGEPLSQTAQSFMPEMLYGVNRNLPKARTLLKSLLIIGVTLGLVLGGIGTVVPGLFPGVYTHDKVIITEMHRLLIPFFMALSALPMTVSLEGTLLAGRDLKFVSSVMSSSFVLGCLTLMFVTRSGYGLIGCWFVLVGFQWGRFGLYLQRLLSPGGILNSDELSPYTAEKIKSI, encoded by the exons ATGCTAATCAAATCCCAAAGATTGACtcttttctctcctctctttacCAAACCAAGAACAATTCCGGTTAACTCCCACCAAACGTTGATCCCTGAACCGGTGCTAACTCGGAGAAAACTCGTTGCGATCACCGCAACTCCGAGTTTTCAGGGGAATCCGGTGGTGTTGACTCGACGGAGGATCATATTAGAGCGAGTGAACTGCGTCGGAATTGATCgggaagtcgaagaagaagaagaggaggagaagcagaGAGGGGATCTGGTGAAAGAGAGCATATGGGAACAGATGAAAGAGATCGTGAAGTTCACAGGTCCGGCGATGGGGATGTGGATTTGCGGACCCTTGATGAGTCTCATCGACACCGTCGTCATCGGCCAAGGAAGCTCCATCGAACTCGCTGCTCTTG GACCGGGAACAGTACTATGCGACCACATGAGTTACGTCTTCATGTTCCTCTCCGTGGCTACATCCAATATGGTCGCTACTTCTCTTGCCAAACAG gacAAGAAAGAAGCACAACATCAAATCTCTGTCATGCTCTTTATTGGATTAGTTTGTGGACTAATGATGCTTTTGCTCACTAAATTATTCGGACCTTGGGCTGTTACTG CTTTTACAAGAGGGAAGAACATTGAGATTGTACCTGCAGCTAATACATATATTcag ATTCGAGGCTTAGCGTGGCCATTTATCCTTGTTGGATTGGTTGCTCAAAGCGCAAG TCTTGGAATGAAGAACTCATGGGGACCTCTTAAGGCATTAGCTGCAGCAACGATCATTAACGGTCTTGGAGATACAATCCTATGCTTGTTTCTTGGACAAGGTATCGCCGGAGCTGCTTGGGCAACAACTGCTTCTCAG ATTGTTTCCGCTTTTATGATGATGGATTCTCTGAACAAAGAAGGATACAATGCTTACTCTTTTGCAATCCCTTCACCGCAAGAACTTTGGAAGATCTCTGCACTCGCTGCACCTGTATTTATCTCCATATTCTCCAAGATTGCTTTCTACTCCTTCATCATTTACTGTGCTACTTCCATGGGAACTCACGTTTTAGCAGCTCATCAG GTGATGGCTCAAACGTACAGAATGTGCAATGTATGGGGTGAGCCACTCTCTCAAACGGCTCAGTCATTTATGCCAGAGATGTTATATGGTGTGAACCGTAACCTTCCCAAGGCTAGAACATTGCTTAAGTCCCTACTGATTATTGGAGTCACGCTTGGATTAGTCTTGGGAGGTATCGGAACAGTGGTTCCAGGTTTGTTTCCTGGGGTCTACACACATGATAAAGTCATCATAACCGag ATGCATAGATTGCTTATACCTTTCTTCATGGCATTGTCTGCATTGCCTATGACTGTATCCCTCGAGGGCACATTGCTG GCGGGACGTGATCTCAAATTCGTCAGTTCGGTAATGAGTTCAAGCTTCGTTCTTGGCTGTCTCACACTAATG TTCGTGACACGAAGTGGCTATGGTTTAATCGGCTGCTGGTTCGTTCTCGTCGGGTTTCAATGG GGTCGGTTTGGTCTGTATCTACAGCGGCTTCTTTCACCTGGAGGCATACTTAATTCAGATGAGCTAAGTCCATATACGGCGGAGAAGATCAAATCCATTTAA
- the LOC104729205 gene encoding protein DETOXIFICATION 47, chloroplastic isoform X1: MLIKSQRLTLFSPLFTKPRTIPVNSHQTLIPEPVLTRRKLVAITATPSFQGNPVVLTRRRIILERVNCVGIDREVEEEEEEEKQRGDLVKESIWEQMKEIVKFTGPAMGMWICGPLMSLIDTVVIGQGSSIELAALGPGTVLCDHMSYVFMFLSVATSNMVATSLAKQDKKEAQHQISVMLFIGLVCGLMMLLLTKLFGPWAVTAFTRGKNIEIVPAANTYIQIRGLAWPFILVGLVAQSASLGMKNSWGPLKALAAATIINGLGDTILCLFLGQGIAGAAWATTASQIVSAFMMMDSLNKEGYNAYSFAIPSPQELWKISALAAPVFISIFSKIAFYSFIIYCATSMGTHVLAAHQVMAQTYRMCNVWGEPLSQTAQSFMPEMLYGVNRNLPKARTLLKSLLIIGVTLGLVLGGIGTVVPGLFPGVYTHDKVIITEMHRLLIPFFMALSALPMTVSLEGTLLAGRDLKFVSSVMSSSFVLGCLTLMFVTRSGYGLIGCWFVLVGFQWGRFGLYLQRLLSPGGILNSDELSPYTAEKIKSI; this comes from the exons ATGCTAATCAAATCCCAAAGATTGACtcttttctctcctctctttacCAAACCAAGAACAATTCCGGTTAACTCCCACCAAACGTTGATCCCTGAACCGGTGCTAACTCGGAGAAAACTCGTTGCGATCACCGCAACTCCGAGTTTTCAGGGGAATCCGGTGGTGTTGACTCGACGGAGGATCATATTAGAGCGAGTGAACTGCGTCGGAATTGATCgggaagtcgaagaagaagaagaggaggagaagcagaGAGGGGATCTGGTGAAAGAGAGCATATGGGAACAGATGAAAGAGATCGTGAAGTTCACAGGTCCGGCGATGGGGATGTGGATTTGCGGACCGTTGATGAGTCTCATCGACACCGTCGTCATCGGCCAAGGAAGCTCCATCGAACTCGCTGCTCTTG GACCGGGAACAGTACTATGCGACCACATGAGTTACGTCTTCATGTTCCTCTCCGTGGCTACATCCAATATGGTCGCTACTTCTCTTGCCAAACAG gacAAGAAAGAAGCACAACATCAAATCTCTGTCATGCTCTTTATTGGATTAGTTTGTGGACTAATGATGCTTTTGCTCACTAAATTATTCGGACCTTGGGCTGTTACTG CTTTTACAAGAGGGAAGAACATTGAGATTGTACCTGCAGCTAATACATATATTcag ATTCGAGGCTTAGCGTGGCCATTTATCCTTGTTGGATTGGTTGCTCAAAGCGCAAG TCTTGGAATGAAGAACTCATGGGGACCTCTTAAGGCATTAGCTGCAGCAACGATCATTAACGGTCTTGGAGATACAATCCTATGCTTGTTTCTTGGACAAGGTATCGCCGGAGCTGCTTGGGCAACAACTGCTTCTCAG ATTGTTTCCGCTTTTATGATGATGGATTCTCTGAACAAAGAAGGATACAATGCTTACTCTTTTGCAATCCCTTCACCGCAAGAACTTTGGAAGATCTCTGCACTCGCTGCACCTGTATTTATCTCCATATTCTCCAAGATTGCTTTCTACTCCTTCATCATTTACTGTGCTACTTCCATGGGAACTCACGTTTTAGCAGCTCATCAG GTGATGGCTCAAACGTACAGAATGTGCAATGTATGGGGTGAGCCACTCTCTCAAACGGCTCAGTCATTTATGCCAGAGATGTTATATGGTGTGAACCGTAACCTTCCCAAGGCTAGAACATTGCTTAAGTCCCTACTGATTATTGGAGTCACGCTTGGATTAGTCTTGGGAGGTATCGGAACAGTGGTTCCAGGTTTGTTTCCTGGGGTCTACACACATGATAAAGTCATCATAACCGag ATGCATAGATTGCTTATACCTTTCTTCATGGCATTGTCTGCATTGCCTATGACTGTATCCCTCGAGGGCACATTGCTG GCGGGACGTGATCTCAAATTCGTCAGTTCGGTAATGAGTTCAAGCTTCGTTCTTGGCTGTCTCACACTAATG TTCGTGACACGAAGTGGCTATGGTTTAATCGGCTGCTGGTTCGTTCTCGTCGGGTTTCAATGG GGTCGGTTTGGTCTGTATCTACAGCGGCTTCTTTCACCTGGAGGCATACTTAATTCAGATGAGCTAAGTCCATATACGGCGGAGAAGATCAAATCCATTTAA